A window of the Zeugodacus cucurbitae isolate PBARC_wt_2022May chromosome 4, idZeuCucr1.2, whole genome shotgun sequence genome harbors these coding sequences:
- the LOC128919761 gene encoding C-type lectin 37Db-like — protein sequence MLNSIKVCLIFLNIFTIFASPSNSNNNENTANYYPFVKIGSKHYFINPSLKMNWYESFDYCRSIGGDLVNIESLEELLALQKYVLEINIGSQLWTDGNDLAREGRYTSHTTGRPLVFVKWTPNNPNNQGNNEDCIEVRLEGDNKTLLMNDNNCFNEYYAICQYRKLTANDGRSFCVVLDQNENCMLRNLAEGFTKAADMFKSCA from the exons ATGTTGAATTCCATAAAAGTCtgtttaatatttctaaatatttttactattttcgcGAGTCCTTCTAACTCTAATAACAACG AAAATACGGCAAACTATTATCCCTTCGTGAAAATCGGCAGCAAACACTATTTTATAAATCCATCTTTAAAG ATGAACTGGTATGAATCGTTTGACTATTGCCGCTCTATTGGCGGAGATTTGGTGAATATTGAGTCCCTTGAAGAATTGCTGGCGCTACAAAAATATGTGTTAGAAATCAATATAGGATCGCAACTTTGGACTGATGGCAATGATTTGGCAAGAGAAGGTAGATATACGTCTCACACCACTGGACGACCATTAGTCTTCGTCAAGTGGACACCAAATAACCCTAATAACCAAGGTAATAATGAGGATTGCATTGAAGTTCGTCTAGAAGGAGACAACAAAACACTTCTAATGAATGATAACAATTGTTTTAATGAATATTACGCGATTTGTCAGTATCGCAAACTTACAGCGAATGACGGAAGAAGCTTTTGTGTGGTCTTAGATCAAAATGAAAACTGTATGCTGCGGAATTTAGCTGAGGGCTTTACGAAAGCGGCCGATATGTTTAAATCATGTGCATAA
- the LOC105221338 gene encoding C-type lectin 37Db, with protein sequence MLNFIKVCLIFLNIFTIFASPSNSNKNENTKNYYPFVKIGGKYYFVNVSLKMNWYESFDYCRSIGGDLVNIESLEELLALQKYVLEINIGSQLWTDGNDLAREGRYISHTTGRPLVFTKWIQNNPDNAGNEDCIEVCIQVNDKTLQMNDNKCENEYYAICQYREPIVYYRRSFCVVLNENENCMLRNLGEGFTQAADMFKSCANDNVNKASEVKALN encoded by the exons ATGTTGAATTTCATAAAAGTCtgtttaatatttctaaatatttttactattttcgcGAGTCCTTCTAACTCTAACAAAAACG AGAATACGAAAAATTATTATCCCTTTGTGAAAATTGGCGGGAAGTACTATTTTGTTAATGTATCCTTAAAG ATGAACTGGTACGAATCGTTTGACTATTGCCGCTCTATTGGCGGAGATTTGGTGAATATTGAGTCCCTTGAGGAATTGCTGGCGCTACAAAAATATGTGTTAGAAATCAATATAGGATCGCAACTTTGGACTGATGGCAATGATTTGGCAAGAGAAGGTAGATATATATCACACACCACTGGTCGTCCTTTGGTCTTTACCAAGTGGATACAAAATAACCCTGATAACGCAGGTAATGAAGATTGCATTGAAGTTTGTATACAAGTAAATGACAAAACACTTCAAATGAATGATAATAAGTGTGAGAATGAATACTACGCGATTTGTCAGTATCGCGAACCTATCGTGTATTACAGAAGAAGCTTTTGTGtggtattaaatgaaaatgagaaCTGTATGCTGAGGAATTTAGGTGAGGGTTTTACACAGGCAGCCGATATGTTTAAATCGTGTGCAAACGACAACGTGAACAAAGCTTCAGAAGTGAAAGCATTAAATTAA
- the LOC105221331 gene encoding C-type lectin 37Db-like: protein MANLIKISLLCLNILAIFTCSCGSTNAENTESNCPFVKIGSKYYFINESLKMSWFESSEYCRSIGGDLVNINSIEELLALQKYILGMNIQTQLWTDGNDLGREGRYMSLTTGRPLFFTKWKPNNPDNSNNEDCVEVRIENKTLVMNDHKCDMEFYAICQYREPTTHGGSKISELNENDNLKLLRNLGEALTHAADVYKSCSQQTGCPVS from the exons ATGGCGAATTTAATAAAGATTAGTTTACTGTGTCTCAATATTTTAGCTATTTTCACGTGTTCTTGTGGCTCTACTAATGCGG aaaacaCGGAAAGTAATTGTCCCTTTGTGAAAATCGGTAGCAAGtactattttataaatgaatcttTGAAg ATGAGCTGGTTCGAATCATCTGAGTATTGCCGCTCTATTGGCGGAGATTTGGTGAATATTAACTCCATTGAAGAATTGCTGGCACTGCAAAAATATATCTTAGGCATGAATATACAAACGCAACTGTGGACTGACGGCAATGATTTGGGAAGGGAAGGTAGATATATGTCACTAACCACTGGGCGACCTTTGTTCTTCACCAAATGGAAACCTAATAACCCTGATAACTCAAATAATGAAGATTGCGTTGAAGTGCGTATAGAAAACAAAACACTTGTTATGAACGACCATAAATGTGATATGGAGTTTTACGCGATTTGCCAGTATCGCGAACCCACCACGCATGGCGGAAGTAAAATTTCGGAGTTGAATGAAaatgataatttaaaattgctaAGGAACTTAGGTGAGGCTTTGACGCATGCAGCCGATGTGTATAAATCATGTTCGCAACAAACTGGTTGTCCGGTGTCTTAG